The genomic segment GCCCCTGCTCACGGTTACGCGGAAAGACTGAGACGACTTTCAATCCGAGGCCGCTTACCGCTGGAACATACGCCGGCATGATCAGCGTTGTCCCCTCAGCTTCTGGCACCTCAATCGGCACCCGTAGCGGTACTGTGACGCAGCCAGCTGAAAGCTCAATAAAGACCTGCTTCATCAATGCAATGGCAACGCGCATCGGGACGAGTTCGGCAAGATCTTGCCGTGTGATGATCAGCATTTGCTTCCTCCCCGGTCGATTGATTCGCTCACATCCACGCTTGCTCGCGCTCCTCTGTGGTCGCAGTGTACCATGGTGTTCGGGCTGATAGGCCTTTTGCTCGTCTGGGCGTGTCACCAGTGCAATACCGTATCCGGTGATGTAGCCGGCCAGCGGCATGCCGTGCATGATGCAGTGCAAGGACATGGGACGCATGATACACGTGCTGCGACGTCTTGGGTTTCGCGCAGGAATGGCTGTCGGCGTTGGCTTGTGGCTGCTGATGCTCTTGCTCAACGCGATGGCAGTGGTGCATGCTGCCGATTTTGGGACCCCGATCCCTGGTCAGCATGTCTATGACCGCGCTGGTGTGCTTGATTCAGCAGCGGTGGCAGCCCTTGAAGCGCAGGCTCGGACAGTCGAACAAGCGGGCGTTCCCATCGTTGTCTACCTCCAGCGAAAGCACGCCACGTATGACGATACCGTCCGTGACGGTCGGGCACTCATGGACGCGTGGGATATCGAGTCGAAGCCGAATGCCCGCGATGGCATCGTTCTTTTCCTCAACCTTGAACCGAATGATCCGAAGCACGGGCAATTTGCAATCATCGCTGGAAAGACACTCGTTGATCGGCGAATGCTTTCGCAAAGCCGTCTCAATCGCATCGCTACCTCGATGCGCGGCACGTTGCAGTCTGGCGATCTCGCCAACGGGATCGCTGTTGGCTTGCAAGCGGTTGCGGCTGATCTCGCAGCTGGGCCAGAACCACCAGGTCGACTGGAACAATTCGCCTCTCGCTTTGCTGTTCCATTGAGTGTGCTGAGTTGTGCTACGAGTGCTGCTCTTGCGCTCTGGACCCTCCTCCATTCCCCGCGCCAGTCACGCTTGCCGACCCCAACGGTGCAACGTCCTGACAATTTGCCGCCTGCTCTTGCCGGTGCACTCGTGGCCGGGCGAATACACACACGGCAGCTGTTTGAAGCAACAATCCTCGATCTTGCGCGTCGCGGTGCACTGGCTGTTGAGCCAGTGGATGCTTCGCAGCCTTCGCACGGTGTGCAGATCCGTTTACGCAACAAGAGGAAGGTCTCCACGGCGCCATTTGAGCAAGAAGTCTGGAAGATGCTTGAGCGCGAAGCTAGCGATGGCGTTGTCACTCGTGATCGGATACGTCGGCTTCTTCTTAACATCGGCCAATTCCGTACACTTCTCCGCGATGAATTGTTATCGCGACGGTGGTTTGATCCGACAGCTTCCCGTCGACGTCATTGGTTGCTCGCGGGCGTCATGCTCGAAACGCTTCTCAGCGTTGTTGCATTGGTGTTCCTCTTTATCGGTCAGCCGTGGGGAATCTTTCTGAATCTCGCTGTTGCTCTCCTCATTGTCATTCCGAGTGTGGTCGCCTTTGTTCTTGCTGTAGCAATGCCAGAGATAAGCACGCTCGGCGAGGTAGCTGCCGTACCCTGGCGGGCCTACCGTATGGGCTTACTTCGCGCTTGGCGTCATCCAGAGATTGACATCGATCTTGATGAGGCTCTTCCCTATGCTGTTGCGCTTAATGCGACACACGGGTTGAATAAGCGCCTGCAGGAGGCGAGCAAGCACGGATATTCTCCCGCCTGGTTTTTGCGTCCAGCGCCAGGCGACGACGGCTTCTCCCCTGGCTTCTACCCGTACTGGGTCACCTGGCACTCGAGTTTCTCCCCAGCGGGAAGTAGCGGTGCCGGGGGTGGAGTCTCCGGCGGTGCTTCAGCTGGCAGCGGCTCAGCCGGCGGCAGCTTCTAGCAGCCTTGACGCCATGCGGCCCCTTCGCTATCGTTGGACTGATGACGGTGGCACCTGGGAGTGAGGAGGAATGCGCCAACACGTGTGCCGCTTCTCCCATGTGAGCCGGATGTGCAGTCCTGTTCCCCCATGCGCCTCAATGGTCGGGGTCTATTCCTTCTGGCCCCGAATTTGTGAGTGTACCCCTTCCTCCTAACTAGTGCCCGCGTCGCGCGGTGAATTTTCTCGGATCCTGCGCTAAACGCGCCATTGTCTGTGTCGAACGCCTGTAGTTGGTACGTGGCGTGTCTCTGCCATGTGCGGCACGTCGCACTGGCATAGGCGAAACGAGGAAGGGGTCAACACACCGATGGTTCCTGAAAGGAAGCTGACACGGCGAACGTTCCTGCACGCCGTTCTTGGCGTTGGTGCAACCGGCATCCTTGCCAGTTGTGGAGGGGCTGCCAACTCATCTCAGCTCACGCCGACGCCTCTCACCCGTGCGAGCACGCCGACGGTAGCCCAAACGGGCTCCCTGTCAACGCCAGCCGTCAAGACGTCGTCCAAGCTTGACGTCTTGCGCTTGGACTATGCCTACTATAACCCCGTTAGTCTTGTCTTGAAGCGCCAAGGCTGGGTTGAGCAGGAGTTCAGTCGCGATGGCACGCGTGTTGAGTGGGTCTTGAGCCTTGGAAGCAATAAAGCCAATGAATTTACGGCAAGCGGCACCGTACATTTTGGTTCGACCGGTGGGAGTGCGGCGCTGCTTGCGCGGGCAAACGGTGTTCCACTCAAAACCGTCTGGATTTATGCTCAGCCGGAATGGACAGCTCTGGTTGAGCGCCGTGATGGGGCGTTCAGTTCGCCAAGCGACCTCAAGGGCAAGAAAGTTGCAGCGACGCGCGGCACCGATCCGTGGTTCTTCCTCCTGCGCTCGCTCGATAGTGTCGGACTCTCATCGCAGGATCTCACGATTGTGCAACTCCAACATCCGGATGGTGAGCAAGCGCTCCTGCGCGGCGACGTTGATGCGTGGGCCGGCCTCGATCCGCATATGGCACATGCTGAACTGACGGCTGGCGCTCGCCTTTTCTTCCGCCATCGCGACTGGAATACCTATGGGACGCTCAATGTCTTGGAGTCGTTTCTCAACGCGCATCCTGACGTTGTTGAACGCGTGCTTGTCCTCTACGAGCGCGGTCGTCAATGGGCGCTCGCCCATCAAGAGGATCTTGCTCAGATCCTCGCTGATGAGGCAAAGCTAAATCTTGACATTGCCCGCAAAGTGCTCACGGAGCGAACGGCCTTCCCCGATCCCACTCCCGGTGATACCCAGCGCCAAGTGCTCGCGCAGATTTTGCCGCTTATCCGCAAGGAGAATCTTGTGCAGGCCGGAGCTGACCTTGACCGCGCACTCGCCACGCTCCTTGAGCCAAGCGTTGCGCAACGTGCGCTTGCTCAGGCGAAAGGAGGGCAATGATGGTCTCGGTACGAGCCGTGAGCCGTCAACAGCGGCTCACGGCCGCCTCTCGCACTCCTCGAGCACAGGTGAGATGGCAAAAGGTTGGACACTGGCTTTTGCCGTGGCTCATCCCGCTTGGTGGATTGGTCCTCTGGTGGGTTGCCGTTACGTCCGGCTGGATTCAGCCTTACCAATTGCCCTTACCAACGACGATTCTCCGGACGTTCATCGATCTCGTCATCCATGGCGAACTCGCTCGGCATATGCAGGCAACACTGCAACGACTGGCTGTCGGCTATATCCTCGGCGCTGTCTTCGGCGTTGCCCTCGGGATGCTTGCCGGCATGTCAAAAACGATTCGGCGAGCTGTTGATCCAACAATACAAGGCGTTCGAGCAGTACCGTCGCTGGCATGGGTACCGCTCTTTCTCCTCTGGTTTGGAATCGGCGAACGGGCGCGTGTCTTGCTCATCGCGCTTGGAGTCTTTTTACCAGTGTATTTCAACACATTGGCTGGTGTCGGCGGTGTCGATTGGCGTCTTGTTGAAGTGGGGTATGTATATCGGCTGGGGCGATGGAAGATTCTGCGAACGATTCTGCTGCCCGGGGCACTACCAGGGATTCTGACAGGCCTGCGTTCGGGGTTAAGCCTTGGCTGGATGTTTGTCGTTGCCGCGGAGTTGCTTGCTGCCAGCACGGGCCTTGGCTTTTTGCTCGTTGAGGGACAGTCAACAATGCGACCCGATCGGGTCATCGTTGCCCTCTTGCTCTTCGCCATCCTTGGACGGTTCAGCGACGCACTCCTTGGGGCGGTTGAGCACGCGCTTTTGCAATGGCGTGAGACGGTTGCGACTGCCGGACAGGAGGAAGGTTCCTAATGCCAGGAGCGGCCTTTACCGTAACACACGTCAGCGTAGCGTTTCAGGGCCAGCCCGTCCTTCAGGATGTCAGTCTTGAAGCAGCGCCGGGGGAGTTTCTGGCGGTTGTCGGGGCAAGCGGAATTGGTAAGACAACGCTGTTGCGATTGCTTGCCCAGATGGTGGCTCCTTCGGAAGGCTCTGTGCAGTTCTCACACGATGCAGCAGTTGGTGCTGTAGCACCACAAACCGCTATTGTCTTTCAAGAGCCGCGGCTATTGCCGTGGCTGCGGGTCTGGCAGAACGTTGCGCTTGTTGCTCCGGGGAAGACAGCTGACGAACGCCGTCGCCAGGCCGTGGCGGCGCTTGAGACGGTTGGTCTGCCACCAGAGTCGTTCTCGGCGTGGCCCCGGCAGCTTTCGGGCGGCATGGCACAACGGGTGGCGCTTGCTCGTGCGCTGGTGACTGCTCCGTCACTCCTGCTGCTCGATGAGCCCTTTAGTGCAGTTGATGCGCTAACACGCTTGCGTCTCCAAGATTACGTGCTTGACCTTTGGCAACGCTACGCCTTTACCGTCGTGCTCGTTACCCACGATGTTGATGAGGCAGTCTACCTTGCTGACCGTGTTGTCCTGTTGGCAGGCCGACCAGCTGGAGTCCATGCGGTCTTCCCGATTCCGCTGCCACGCCCGCGGAGCCGCAGCGATCCTGCGCTTGCGCTGCTTCGTGGCCAGGTGTTATCGGCACTGGATCAGTCGCTGGTGCAGCATGACGCTCTGGATCAGGCGTTGTCGTCTCGTGAAGAGAATGTTCCATCGGGGATCGGCAGTGCAGTGTCTTGACGCCGCAGGGGACAGTGTGGCATATTCTTATCCGCGACAATGCAAGAACGTTCCCCGATAGCTCAACGGTAGAGCAGGCGGCTGTTAACCGCAAGGTTGCAGGTTCGAATCCTGCTCGGGGAGCTTTTCTTTACCCCCTTTCACGTTCTCACGTGCGCTGCCTTGTCTGCCCGATGCTGTTTCCTCTTTACCCTTCGCATTTTCTCAGCTGCTTTCTTCAACCTGGTGCTGACGGCATGGGGGAACCTTCCGTGCTCGCTGATGAGTACTTAGGAGTAAGGCAGCGCGTCTCTGATCCACACTGCATCTCGCTCGGCTCTCGTGCTGTCACCAGTTGAATTGTCGCGCGAGTGCCTGTCCGTCAATCCGGAGGAGGATCGGCGAGCCATGCGGGCAGACGGCAGGCGTAGACGTCTCGCCAAGCGCCTGAACCAGAGCGCATAATCCCGGAAGGTCAAGCGGCTGACCGCGGCGTACTGCTGTTCGGCAGGCGAGACGGATGGAGAGCCGATCACGCCAGCTTTCGCTGTCCTCTGCTGCGACATCGTCAATGGCTTCGAGGAGCGCAGGGATCAGTGCGTCGCGCTGGCCGACCGCGGGGAACCCTCCAGCGTGCCGCGCTTCAGTGACAACGCCTGGCAAGTACGGCGTCGTTCGCAGCAGAAACGTGTGACGCCCAAACGTCTCACAGTGGAATCCGAGTGCTGCTAATGCGTCGAGCCAGTTGCTGAGTTTGGCGGCTTGGCTTGGCGTCAGTTCAAGAATCATCGGTTCGGCCAACTCGACAAGTGTGTCTGGGGCATCGTGCGTTGCTGCTTTGAGCCGCTCGTAGAGGACGCGCTCGTGAGCTCGGTGTTGGTCGATGAGGTAGAGCCCGTCAGGTCCCTCCGCCAGGATTAGCCGGTGCTGGACTTGCCCAAGAATGTGCAGCGGGGGAAGGTTCGGGGTAACGACGAGCCGGTTGTCGTATGAGGGCTGGTCCTCAGCAACCTGAGTGTGTGACACGAGTGGGTCAGTGACGGCCGCGGCAGCGAGCTGAAATGTTCGGGCCTTTCTCCCTAAGGTCGTGCGGATCACCTCAGCAGCAATTTTCGCGATTTGTGATTCGTGGTGGAGCCGCACCTCAAGCTTCGCCGGGTGGATGTTGACGTCAACCTGCTCAGGCGGAAGGGTAAGGGCGAGCGCGAGAATGGGATGACGGCCTCGCGGCAGTAACGGGCGGTAGGCAGCTTCGATCGTGTTCAACACTCCACGGGGCTGCGTCCAGCGCTCGTTGACGAGAATGTGAAGATGGCTCCGTCCTGGACGGGTGATGCTTGGATCCGCGATCACGCCGGTGATCTTCGCTTCGGCAAATTCCACCGTTTCAATGCTCTGTAATGATTCAGGCGGCAAACCGTAAACTTCACTCATGACCGTCACCAGATCGCCTGAGCCACTGGTCTGCAGCACGTGGCGTCCGTCGAGTAGTACCGTGAAGCGGATGTGCGGCGCAGCGATGGCCAGCCGGCGCACTGTCTGGACAATTTGTGCGGCTTCGACGTGCTTCTGTTTGGCAGCAGCGAGCCGAACCGGAACATTTGCAAAAAGATGTTTTACAATAACGGTCGTCCCCGGCGGATGAGCGACTGGTTCATCGCGTACGATCGTGCCATTGCGCAGCGTGAGGCGTCGTCCGATCCGGGACTCCGCTGTTGCGCTCAGAAGCGTCAACTCAGCAACTGCGGCAATGCTGGGCAATGCCTCACCGCGGAAGCCAAGGGTTTGAATGCAACGCAGGTCATCGTCAAGCAGTTTGCTCGTCGCATGCCGCTCACAGGCTAGTGGCAGTTCGTCAGGTGGAATGCCGATGCCATCATCGATCACCTGAATGCGTCCAAACCCAGCCTCTGTGATCTCAAGACGAATACTGCGAGCTGCAGCGTCGATTGCGTTTTCAATGAGCTCTTTGACAACAGACGCTGGGCGCTCGATCACTTCTCCAGCGGCAATACGGCTTGCCAGTGCTGGAGGCAGGACTCGGATCGGACGTCGGGCAACGCGCTGTGACTCGGACACTACTGGCCCACCTGATGAGTTGCATGACCGCGTAGCCTGGCTTGTTGCGCGAAGAGCCAGGTTAAGGCTTCGCGCGGCGTCATGCTTGAAAGATCGAGGGCGGCAAGCTCGTGTGCGACGGCCTGGCATGCTACAGGTGGAGGCGGAAACCCAGCAAGCGGCAGCTGGTACGGCCCCCGCAGATTGCCGGCTTCCCAGGGCGATGCCGGAATATGCTCTTCCTGGGGTGGTGCCGGCATTGCTACAGGCCGTGTATTGGTGAGTTCTGCAAGCACCGCTTCAGCGCGATCAGCGACCCAAGGCGGCAATCCAGCAAGCCGTGCGACATGAATTCCATAAGCACGATCCGCTGGACCGGGGCGAACGGTGTAGAAAAAGATCACGCGGCCATCGCGTTCAAGCACTTCAACATGGGCATTGGCGATACCAGGGAAGGTTTCGCTGAGTGCCGTGAGTTCGAGGTAGTGGGTCGCAAAAAGCGTGCGCGCGCCAATGCGATCGTGAAGGTCCTCCAGCACGGCCCGTGCAATAGCAAGACCATCGTAGGTGCTTGTGCCACGCCCAATTTCGTCGAGAATCACGAGGCTTTTTCGGGTTGCCTGGTGCAGGATAGTCGCGGTTTCCACCATCTCAACCATGAATGTGCTCTGCCCGCCTGCCAGGTCATCGTGCGCCCCGATACGGCTGAAAATCCGATCGACAAGACCGATGCGCGCTCGTTCTGCCGGGACGAACGAGCCGATCTGCGCTAACCAGACAATCAATGCGACTTGGCGAAGGTACGTGCTTTTGCCTCCCATATTCGGTCCTGTAACAAGCAAAATCCGCGGACCATCTCCGCCTATCATGCAGTCGTTCGGGATAAAGGGCTGATGGGTCATCGTCGCTTCGACGACAGGATGCCTTCCTTGGACAATTTCGATGCAGTCGCTTTCATCCAGTATCGGGGCGACCCAGTTGTAGCGCACTGCTGCTTCTGCCATTGCTATGAATGCGTCGAGTTCGGCAACCCGGCGCGCTGTTTGTAGCAGACGGTCAGCATGACTAGTGAGCGTGTGACAGAGGTCGGTCAATGCTGCGCGCTCGAGCGCCTCAATTTCTCCTTCCGCCGATAGGATGCGTGCTTCTGCTTCCTTTAGCGCTGCGGTGATGAAACGCTCGCCATTCGCCACCGTCTGTTTCCGAATGTAATCTGGCGGGACATTCGGCAGGTTCGGGCGTGTTACTTCGATGTAGTAGCCAAAGACTTTGTTATATCCGACCTTCAGGGAGCGAATGCCTGTCCGCTCACGCTCCTGTTGCTCGAGCGAAGCCAGCCATTGACGTGTTTCGCGAATAGCCTCCCGGGCCTGATCAAGGGCAGGGCTGAATCCCGGCCGGATCCGTACGCCCTCAGCGTCCTCGATGATTGCAGCTTCAATCATAACCGCGAGGTCAGCGCAGGACGGTATGTTCTCAGCGAACGAGCGCAGTGCTGGTGCCTGAGCGGCCTGGAGATGGCCGAGCAGTGCTTCAACACCCTCGAGCGCGCTTTTGAGCTGGAGAAGGTCACGAGCAGTCGCAAGACCCTGGGTCACCCGACTGATCAAGCGCTCGAGATCCCCAACTGACGCAAGGATATGCCCGAGGTGATGCCGCACCCGCGTTGCCGCAACCAACGCGGCGATGATCCCTTGCCGTCGCTGGAGTTCCGCAAGGTCGCGCAGCGGCTGGCTCACGATGCGCCGGAGTGTGCGTGCGCCCATCGCTGTCTTCGTGTGGTCAAGCACGCTCAGCAGGCTGCCGCGTGTCCCACCAGTGTGAAGGCTTCGTGTCAGTTCCAGGTTGCGGCGTGTTGCTGCATCAACCCATACCGTGCGACCGAGGGACTCAGTCCGCAGACTGGTGAGCATGGCCAGGAGGGCTGGATTGGTTTGTTGCAGATACACAAGAATAGCGCCCGCTGCGCCAATTGCCCCCGGTAATTCCGCACAGCCAAAGGGCGTGAGAGCCTGCGTGTGAAAATGCTCGCACAGTATTGCGGCAGCGCGCTTAGGAGCAAAGTGCCAGTGCGGTAAGCGTGTGATGTGGCCGATGATCCCGTCCATCGTCTCGGCAGTATCCGGAAGAAGGCATTCAGCTGGATTGAGGCGCGCGAGTTCGTCGCGGAGGAGGTCAGCTCGGCTCGGTCCGTTCAATTCAAGCGTGGTGAATTCGCCGGTGCTGACATCCACCCAGGCAAGGCCAATGCGGTCACCAAGTGGGGCAATGGCCGCAAGATAGCGATTTTCTGTTGAAGGGAGTAGGGCAGTCTCAGCGACCGTCCCGGGTGTCAAGACGCGTGTGACTGCTCGCTCAACAAGTCCTCGTCCGGGCTCACTCAACTGCTCGGCAATAGCAACGGTGTGCCCGGCTGCGAGGAGCCGTGAGAGGTAGTAATTCAAGGCATGGTGCGGGATTCCAGCCATTGGCACGCGGCCATTGCGGCCGAAGCTTCGTGACGTCAGCGTGATCCGCGCGTCACGAGCAACGATGTGCGCATCATCATCGAAGGCTTCATAGAAATCACCGAGGCGGTAGAGGAGGATCGCATGAGGGTATTGTTGCTTCAGTTCGAGATACTGCCTCCTCGACGGGACAAGCGCTGACGAATCCGCTGGCCGCTCGGACTGTGCCTGGTGGTCACGTTGCGTTCCGGTCTGCCGTGATCCTGCACGCGCCATGCCCGACTCTTCCCCTCACCTGCCACTCCCTGCTTCATCCAAGGATAGTGCATGATTCTGCCGTTGTCTGGTCGTTCCGTTGTCCGTGTGCCTGCCAGGCTCTAGAATCCATGCAGAGGAAAGGAGTGGCAATGCGCGTCGCAGTAACGCGAAGAATTCCCGAGGTTGGGATCCGTACGTTAATCGATGCTGGTGCCGACGTCTATATTTGGCCGGAGTCGTTTCCTCCAACGCGTGAGCAGCTCATCGCATTTGCCCAGGGTGTCGACGCGCTGTTAACGCTCCTCACTGAGCACATCGACGGGGCACTCTTAGATGCGCTTCCAACGGTACGCGTTATCAGCAACATGGCTGTCGGCTATGACAATATCGATGTTGCTGCCTGCACCGAGCGTGGTGTTGTTGTCTGTACCACCCCCGATGTCCTGACCGACACAACGGCTGATTTTGCCTTCGCGTTGATGCTGGCCGTTGCCCGGCAACTCAAGCCGGCTACCGAAGCAGTGTTGCGGGGAGAGTGGCGCACGTGGGAGCCACTTGGGTTCCTTGGTCACGATGTCTCCGGTGCCACGCTTGGAATCGTCGGCTTTGGCCGGATCGGGCAAGCGGTTGCCCGGCGGGCGCGCGGTTTCAACATGACGGTCCTCTATACCGACCGCGATCCGCAACCGGCAGCAGAGCATGAGACGGGCGCGCAATATGTTTCGCTTGACATACTGCTACAGCAGAGTGATTTTGTCAGTCTTCACGTGCCATTAACGCCGGAGACGCGCCATTTGATTAGCGCTCCCGAGCTAAGCATGATGAAGCCTACGGCAGTGTTGATCAATACTGCTCGTGGCCCCATCGTTGATACCAACGCGCTTGTCCGAGCACTGCAAGAACGTCAAATTTGGGGAGCTGCTCTCGACGTGACGGATCCCGAGCCACTGCCGCCGAACCATCCGCTGTTGCAGTGCCCGAACGTCCTCGTTACGCCGCACATTGCAAGTGCGAGCGAAGTGACACGGGCCCGTATGGCAGAACTCGCTGCGCAAAATATTCTCGCCGTGCTTCGTGGCGAGAAGCCGCCGCGCGCAGTGAACTGGGAGGACGTCCGTGGTCAGCTCCAACAGCACCACTAGCCCGGACTTTCGCGTTGTCATTACGGGAATCGGCGTCATCTCGCCAATTGGGCAGACGCTCGACGCTGTCTGGGATGCGCTCTGCACGGGACGAAGCGGCATCGGCCCGCTGACCCGTGTGCCAGCTGAGGGCTTGCCAAGTCAAATCGCTGGGGAAGTGCGGGATTTTGATCCTTTCTGTTGGCTTGAGCCGAAAGAGGCACGGCGGACCGATCGCTTCATTCAATTCGCCGTCGCTGCTGCGCGGCAA from the Thermorudis peleae genome contains:
- the mutS gene encoding DNA mismatch repair protein MutS, translating into MARAGSRQTGTQRDHQAQSERPADSSALVPSRRQYLELKQQYPHAILLYRLGDFYEAFDDDAHIVARDARITLTSRSFGRNGRVPMAGIPHHALNYYLSRLLAAGHTVAIAEQLSEPGRGLVERAVTRVLTPGTVAETALLPSTENRYLAAIAPLGDRIGLAWVDVSTGEFTTLELNGPSRADLLRDELARLNPAECLLPDTAETMDGIIGHITRLPHWHFAPKRAAAILCEHFHTQALTPFGCAELPGAIGAAGAILVYLQQTNPALLAMLTSLRTESLGRTVWVDAATRRNLELTRSLHTGGTRGSLLSVLDHTKTAMGARTLRRIVSQPLRDLAELQRRQGIIAALVAATRVRHHLGHILASVGDLERLISRVTQGLATARDLLQLKSALEGVEALLGHLQAAQAPALRSFAENIPSCADLAVMIEAAIIEDAEGVRIRPGFSPALDQAREAIRETRQWLASLEQQERERTGIRSLKVGYNKVFGYYIEVTRPNLPNVPPDYIRKQTVANGERFITAALKEAEARILSAEGEIEALERAALTDLCHTLTSHADRLLQTARRVAELDAFIAMAEAAVRYNWVAPILDESDCIEIVQGRHPVVEATMTHQPFIPNDCMIGGDGPRILLVTGPNMGGKSTYLRQVALIVWLAQIGSFVPAERARIGLVDRIFSRIGAHDDLAGGQSTFMVEMVETATILHQATRKSLVILDEIGRGTSTYDGLAIARAVLEDLHDRIGARTLFATHYLELTALSETFPGIANAHVEVLERDGRVIFFYTVRPGPADRAYGIHVARLAGLPPWVADRAEAVLAELTNTRPVAMPAPPQEEHIPASPWEAGNLRGPYQLPLAGFPPPPVACQAVAHELAALDLSSMTPREALTWLFAQQARLRGHATHQVGQ
- a CDS encoding ABC transporter permease, giving the protein MMVSVRAVSRQQRLTAASRTPRAQVRWQKVGHWLLPWLIPLGGLVLWWVAVTSGWIQPYQLPLPTTILRTFIDLVIHGELARHMQATLQRLAVGYILGAVFGVALGMLAGMSKTIRRAVDPTIQGVRAVPSLAWVPLFLLWFGIGERARVLLIALGVFLPVYFNTLAGVGGVDWRLVEVGYVYRLGRWKILRTILLPGALPGILTGLRSGLSLGWMFVVAAELLAASTGLGFLLVEGQSTMRPDRVIVALLLFAILGRFSDALLGAVEHALLQWRETVATAGQEEGS
- a CDS encoding 2-hydroxyacid dehydrogenase, whose amino-acid sequence is MRVAVTRRIPEVGIRTLIDAGADVYIWPESFPPTREQLIAFAQGVDALLTLLTEHIDGALLDALPTVRVISNMAVGYDNIDVAACTERGVVVCTTPDVLTDTTADFAFALMLAVARQLKPATEAVLRGEWRTWEPLGFLGHDVSGATLGIVGFGRIGQAVARRARGFNMTVLYTDRDPQPAAEHETGAQYVSLDILLQQSDFVSLHVPLTPETRHLISAPELSMMKPTAVLINTARGPIVDTNALVRALQERQIWGAALDVTDPEPLPPNHPLLQCPNVLVTPHIASASEVTRARMAELAAQNILAVLRGEKPPRAVNWEDVRGQLQQHH
- a CDS encoding ABC transporter ATP-binding protein, which encodes MPGAAFTVTHVSVAFQGQPVLQDVSLEAAPGEFLAVVGASGIGKTTLLRLLAQMVAPSEGSVQFSHDAAVGAVAPQTAIVFQEPRLLPWLRVWQNVALVAPGKTADERRRQAVAALETVGLPPESFSAWPRQLSGGMAQRVALARALVTAPSLLLLDEPFSAVDALTRLRLQDYVLDLWQRYAFTVVLVTHDVDEAVYLADRVVLLAGRPAGVHAVFPIPLPRPRSRSDPALALLRGQVLSALDQSLVQHDALDQALSSREENVPSGIGSAVS
- a CDS encoding DUF2207 family protein — its product is MIHVLRRLGFRAGMAVGVGLWLLMLLLNAMAVVHAADFGTPIPGQHVYDRAGVLDSAAVAALEAQARTVEQAGVPIVVYLQRKHATYDDTVRDGRALMDAWDIESKPNARDGIVLFLNLEPNDPKHGQFAIIAGKTLVDRRMLSQSRLNRIATSMRGTLQSGDLANGIAVGLQAVAADLAAGPEPPGRLEQFASRFAVPLSVLSCATSAALALWTLLHSPRQSRLPTPTVQRPDNLPPALAGALVAGRIHTRQLFEATILDLARRGALAVEPVDASQPSHGVQIRLRNKRKVSTAPFEQEVWKMLEREASDGVVTRDRIRRLLLNIGQFRTLLRDELLSRRWFDPTASRRRHWLLAGVMLETLLSVVALVFLFIGQPWGIFLNLAVALLIVIPSVVAFVLAVAMPEISTLGEVAAVPWRAYRMGLLRAWRHPEIDIDLDEALPYAVALNATHGLNKRLQEASKHGYSPAWFLRPAPGDDGFSPGFYPYWVTWHSSFSPAGSSGAGGGVSGGASAGSGSAGGSF
- the mutL gene encoding DNA mismatch repair endonuclease MutL, encoding MSESQRVARRPIRVLPPALASRIAAGEVIERPASVVKELIENAIDAAARSIRLEITEAGFGRIQVIDDGIGIPPDELPLACERHATSKLLDDDLRCIQTLGFRGEALPSIAAVAELTLLSATAESRIGRRLTLRNGTIVRDEPVAHPPGTTVIVKHLFANVPVRLAAAKQKHVEAAQIVQTVRRLAIAAPHIRFTVLLDGRHVLQTSGSGDLVTVMSEVYGLPPESLQSIETVEFAEAKITGVIADPSITRPGRSHLHILVNERWTQPRGVLNTIEAAYRPLLPRGRHPILALALTLPPEQVDVNIHPAKLEVRLHHESQIAKIAAEVIRTTLGRKARTFQLAAAAVTDPLVSHTQVAEDQPSYDNRLVVTPNLPPLHILGQVQHRLILAEGPDGLYLIDQHRAHERVLYERLKAATHDAPDTLVELAEPMILELTPSQAAKLSNWLDALAALGFHCETFGRHTFLLRTTPYLPGVVTEARHAGGFPAVGQRDALIPALLEAIDDVAAEDSESWRDRLSIRLACRTAVRRGQPLDLPGLCALVQALGETSTPAVCPHGSPILLRIDGQALARQFNW
- a CDS encoding aliphatic sulfonate ABC transporter substrate-binding protein, which produces MVPERKLTRRTFLHAVLGVGATGILASCGGAANSSQLTPTPLTRASTPTVAQTGSLSTPAVKTSSKLDVLRLDYAYYNPVSLVLKRQGWVEQEFSRDGTRVEWVLSLGSNKANEFTASGTVHFGSTGGSAALLARANGVPLKTVWIYAQPEWTALVERRDGAFSSPSDLKGKKVAATRGTDPWFFLLRSLDSVGLSSQDLTIVQLQHPDGEQALLRGDVDAWAGLDPHMAHAELTAGARLFFRHRDWNTYGTLNVLESFLNAHPDVVERVLVLYERGRQWALAHQEDLAQILADEAKLNLDIARKVLTERTAFPDPTPGDTQRQVLAQILPLIRKENLVQAGADLDRALATLLEPSVAQRALAQAKGGQ